The following proteins come from a genomic window of Malus sylvestris chromosome 4, drMalSylv7.2, whole genome shotgun sequence:
- the LOC126618310 gene encoding probable aldo-keto reductase 1, which translates to MSIAADENGIALIKHAFSKGITFFDTADVYGPHANEILLGKALKQLPKEKVQVATKFGIVGQADPPIISAKGTPEYVRLSCEGSLKRLDVDYIDLYYYHRVDTSVPIEETERHSLPQSTKHQTCIKIS; encoded by the exons ATGTCTATTGCCGCCGATGAGAATGGTATCGCCCTAATAAAACATGCCTTCAGTAAAGGAATCACTTTCTTTGACACAGCCGATGTGTACGGACCTCATGCGAATGAAATTCTTCTTGGGAAG GCCTTGAAGCAGTTGCCAAAGGAGAAAGTTCAAGTAGCTACAAAGTTTGGTATTGTTGGACAGGCGGATCCTCCTATTATTTCAGCGAAGGGAACTCCTGAGTATGTCCGCTTATCCTGCGAGGGGAGCTTGAAACGTCTTGATGTGGACTACATTGATCTGTACTATTACCACCGGGTGGACACTTCGGTGCCTATTGAGGAAACTGAACGTCATTCTCTTCCTCAATCCACTAAGCACCAAACTTGTATAAAAATTTCTTAG
- the LOC126617935 gene encoding probable ribose-5-phosphate isomerase 3, chloroplastic, translated as MASSAISLLSPHNASTATHLFLRTPKSPNMRSPSSYRPMSVKARTVPALTQDDLKKLAADKAVEYVKSGMVLGLGTGSTAAFVVSKLGELLKSGELKDIVGVPTSKRTEDQARQLGIPLSVLDDHPKIDLAIDGADEVDPNLDLVKGRGGALLREKMVEAASEKFVVVADETKLVTGLGGSGLAMPVEVVQFCWKYNLVRLQELFKEEGVEAKLRIDGDGKPYVTDNFNYIVDLYFQTPIKDGPAAGKEILKFEGVVEHGLFLDMATAVIIAGTDGVDVKTK; from the coding sequence ATGGCTTCCTCCGCCATATCCCTCCTCTCCCCCCACAATGCCTCCACCGCCACCCACCTTTTCCTGCGCACCCCCAAATCCCCTAACATGCGCTCACCTTCTTCCTACAGGCCCATGTCCGTCAAAGCCCGCACAGTCCCTGCCCTCACTCAAGACGACCTCAAGAAGCTAGCCGCCGACAAGGCCGTCGAGTACGTCAAATCCGGTATGGTCCTTGGCCTCGGAACTGGCTCCACTGCCGCCTTCGTGGTCTCCAAGCTCGGGGAGCTTCTCAAATCCGGCGAATTGAAGGACATCGTCGGAGTCCCGACTTCCAAGCGCACGGAGGACCAAGCTCGCCAGTTGGGTATTCCCCTTTCGGTGCTTGACGACCACCCGAAGATCGATTTGGCGATCGACGGCGCCGATGAGGTCGACCCAAATCTCGATTTGGTCAAAGGGCGCGGCGGAGCTTTGCTGAGGGAGAAGATGGTGGAGGCGGCGTCGGAGAAGTTTGTGGTGGTGGCGGATGAGACGAAGCTAGTGACTGGGCTCGGTGGAAGCGGGCTGGCAATGCCCGTGGAGGTGGTGCAGTTCTGCTGGAAGTACAACTTGGTGAGGCTTCAGGAGCTGTTTAAGGAAGAAGGGGTGGAGGCGAAATTGAGGATCGACGGCGACGGGAAGCCGTATGTGACTGATAACTTCAATTACATTGTGGATTTGTACTTCCAGACTCCGATTAAAGACGGGCCGGCGGCAGGGAAGgagattttgaaatttgaaggGGTTGTGGAACATGGGTTGTTCTTGGACATGGCGACGGCGGTGATCATTGCGGGCACGGATGGAGTGGATGTGAAGACCAAGTGA
- the LOC126618309 gene encoding phloretin 4'-O-glucosyltransferase-like → MVQHRFLLVTYPTQGHINPSLQYAKRLINTTGAHVTFVTSLLAHHHIGNGSIPDGLTYAPFSDGYDDRFKPGDNIDHYMSELRHHGAQAITDLVVASANEGHPYTCLVYSLLLPWSAGMAHELHLPRVLLWIQPATVFDIYYYYFNGYKDLIRDNTSSGTNNVLPCPIELPGLPLSFTSRDLPSFMVDTNPYNFAMEFFQTFRQTLGVQPRGHTSSSKGSLRLFPWLPRSRVTPLTPLWIRH, encoded by the coding sequence ATGGTGCAACACCGCTTTCTACTTGTCACATATCCGACTCAAGGCCACATCAACCCTTCCCTCCAATACGCCAAGCGCCTTATCAACACTACAGGTGCGCATGTCACCTTCGTTACCAGTCTCTTAGCTCATCATCACATAGGCAATGGCTCAATTCCAGATGGATTGACTTATGCGCCCTTCTCTGATGGGTACGATGACAGGTTTAAGCCCGGTGACAACATCGACCACTACATGTCGGAGTTGCGGCACCACGGAGCACAAGCCATCACCGACCTTGTAGTCGCAAGTGCAAACGAGGGTCACCCTTACACTTGCCTAGTCTACTCATTACTTCTCCCTTGGTCGGCAGGGATGGCACATGAACTTCACCTCCCACGCGTGCTGCTTTGGATTCAGCCAGCCACGGTTTTCGACATCTACTACTATTACTTTAACGGGTACAAAGATCTCATCCGGGATAATACTAGTTCTGGTACGAACAATGTCCTTCCATGTCCAATAGAATTACCAGGTTTGCCATTATCTTTCACAAGCCGAGACCTTCCCTCCTTCATGGTGGATACAAATCCGTACAATTTCGCCATGGAGTTCTTTCAGACCTTTCGTCAAACACTTGGTGTGCAGCCAAGGGGTCACACCAGCAGCTCCAAGGGGTCTCTAAGGTTgtttccatggcttccaaggAGTCGTGTGACCCCAttgaccccactgtggatccgccaTTGA
- the LOC126617941 gene encoding PITH domain-containing protein At3g04780-like, translated as MSAESASAIQRSQVDLLDFIDWSGVECLNQSTSHSVANALKQGYREDDGLNLESDADEQLLIYIPFLQVVKLHSIIVKGPEDEGPKTMKLFSNKEHMGFSNVNDYPASDTIDLSPDNLKGKPVVLKYVKFQNVRSLTVFIEDNQSGSESTKVQKIVLCGTTVETTDMKGLKKIEDGH; from the exons ATGTCTGCAGAATCGGCTAGTGCAATCCAAAGAAGCCAA GTTGATCTATTGGACTTCATAGATTGGTCAGGTGTTGAATGCCTCAACCAAAGCACTTCTCACTCTGTTGCCAACGCTCTCAAGCAG GGTTATAGAGAAGATGATGGTTTGAATCTGGAGAGCGATGCGGATGAGCAGCTTTTGATTTATATACCTTTTCTTCAAGTCGTAAAACTACACTCTATCATCGTCAAGGGGCCTGAAGACGAAG GTCCCAAGAccatgaaacttttttcaaacAAGGAGCACATGGGATTCAG CAACGTCAATGACTACCCAGCAAGTGACACCATTGATTTATCCCCTGATAATTTAAAG GGAAAACCAGTTGTTTTGAAGTATGTCAAGTTTCAAAATGTTCGCAG CTTGACTGTTTTTATCGAGGACAATCAATCCGGCTCAGAAAGCACAAAAGTTCAAAAGATTGTTCTTTGTGGAACAAC GGTGGAAACGACAGACATGAAGGGCttgaagaaaattgaggacGGACACTGA
- the LOC126617939 gene encoding uncharacterized protein LOC126617939 → MAFSNSMAFLAVLLIALPIAAFAWDLPNNSTIGAHICDQIECGKGTCKADFTKPLGYTCECDANWKRTRDGDDDLQFLPCVIPNCSLNTNCQPAPPPVPQNDVPNNISALDPCYYAYCGEGKCVRNTTYRYTPFCECKSSATNLLNVKAFPCYYQCALQADCESLGIKVADSNSSTDNSEATSFLPGKFQLLAVVMLSVGLILRK, encoded by the exons ATGGCTTTCTCTAACTCCATGGCCTTTTTAGCTGTGCTTCTGATAGCGCTGCCCATCGCTGCCTTCGCCTGGGACTTGCCGAATAACTCTACTATTGGCG CTCACATATGTGACCAAATTGAGTGTGGAAAGGGAACGTGCAAAGCCGATTTTACCAAACCATTAGGTTACACATGTGAGTGTGACGCTAACTGGAAGCGAACGCGTGACGGTGACGATGATCTGCAGTTTCTCCCCTGTGTCATCCCCAACT GCTCACTGAACACCAACTGCCAGCCAGCTCCACCTCCAGTTCCTCAGAATGATGTTCCTAACAATATATCCGCCCTTGATC CTTGTTACTATGCTTACTGCGGAGAAGGTAAATGCGTAAGGAACACCACATACCGTTACACACCCTTCTGTGAATGCAAATCCAGCGCCACTAATCTTCTCAACGTCAAGGCTTTTCCCTGCTACTATCAAT GCGCGCTTCAGGCTGACTGCGAGAGCCTCGGAATTAAGGTTGCAGACTCAAATTCCTCCACTGACAATAGTGAAG CTACGTCGTTTTTGCCCGGAAAGTTCCAGTTGTTGGCCGTGGTGATGCTGTCTGTGGGTCTGATTCTGAGGAAGTAG
- the LOC126617938 gene encoding uncharacterized protein LOC126617938, producing MAFSKSIAFLAVLLVALPIAAFADWPYNLAPTIAAQICDQVECGKGTCKFDINEPLGFTCECDPNWKRTRDGDDDLKFLPCVIPNCTLNYNCQPAPPPVPQKEVPRNLSAFEPCYWAYCGEGNCVRNSTYHYTPICECNSGATNLLNVTLFPCYNQCTLQSDCASLGIKVANSNSSTSPGSTTNSGSDNSQATSFLPGKFQLMAVAMVSVGLILRK from the exons ATGGCTTTCTCTAAGTCCATAGCCTTTTTAGCTGTGCTTCTGGTAGCGCTGCCCATCGCTGCTTTCGCGGACTGGCCGTATAACTTAGCTCCTACTATTGCCG CTCAAATATGTGATCAAGTTGAGTGTGGAAAGGGAACATGCAAATTTGATATAAACGAACCATTAGGTTTCACGTGCGAGTGCGACCCTAACTGGAAGCGAACGCGTGATGGTGACGATGATTTGAAGTTTCTCCCCTGTGTCATCCCCAACT GCACACTGAACTACAACTGCCAGCCCGCTCCACCTCCAGTTCCTCAGAAAGAAGTCCCTCGCAATTTGTCTGCCTTTGAAC CTTGTTACTGGGCTTACTGCGGAGAAGGTAACTGCGTAAGGAACAGTACATACCATTACACCCCCATCTGTGAATGCAACTCCGGCGCCACTAATCTTCTCAATGTCACATTATTCCCCTGCTACAATCAAT GCACGCTTCAGAGTGACTGTGCGAGCCTTGGAATCAAGGTTGCAAACTCAAATTCCTCCACTAGCCCTGGGAGCACCACTAACTCTGGGAGTGACAATAGTCAAG CTACGTCGTTTTTGCCCGGAAAGTTCCAGTTGATGGCTGTAGCGATGGTGTCTGTGGGTCTGATTCTGAGGAAGTAG